A region from the Nitrospira sp. genome encodes:
- a CDS encoding polyprenyl synthetase family protein: MSNGPTTLTLHSMADVWDVYREELEGVEDQIRKNLDSSVALVNTVAAHILNSGGKRVRPLFVLLSAHLCGYAGQDHQALGSLVEFIHTATLLHDDVVDDADLRRGRRTASKVWGNQISILVGDYLYSRAICQIVDFRNQGINEALSEACRKMAEGEVLQLYYNGNPLMPEPEYLRIIEHKTAGLIAASCKIGAIVAGATEELQEALFRFGQRLGIAFQLADDTLDYTANGEHLGKTLGQDLRQGKATLPLLHLLQHCSEPDRQLIKDRMETRTLTDEELRRIVALMQEYGSIAYAMERAHAFVAAAKRDLDLFHDNTAKRALSIAADYMVTRDR, translated from the coding sequence ATGTCGAACGGACCGACCACCCTCACACTCCACAGCATGGCCGATGTCTGGGATGTGTATCGTGAAGAACTCGAGGGGGTCGAGGATCAGATCCGGAAGAATCTCGACTCCAGCGTCGCCCTGGTTAATACCGTCGCTGCGCATATTCTGAATAGCGGCGGCAAACGGGTCCGCCCCCTCTTCGTGCTTCTCAGCGCTCACCTCTGCGGATACGCCGGTCAGGATCATCAAGCACTCGGCAGTCTGGTGGAATTCATCCATACCGCGACCCTGTTGCACGACGACGTCGTCGATGACGCCGATCTGCGCCGAGGCCGCCGTACCGCGAGCAAAGTCTGGGGCAACCAAATCAGCATTCTCGTCGGCGACTATCTCTATTCTCGCGCGATCTGCCAGATCGTCGACTTCCGCAACCAGGGCATCAACGAAGCCCTCTCGGAAGCCTGCCGGAAGATGGCCGAGGGCGAGGTCCTGCAGCTCTACTACAACGGCAATCCGCTGATGCCGGAGCCGGAATATCTCCGCATCATCGAACATAAAACCGCTGGGCTGATTGCGGCATCTTGCAAGATCGGCGCAATCGTGGCCGGAGCCACGGAAGAGTTACAGGAGGCGCTGTTCCGGTTCGGACAGCGGCTGGGCATCGCATTCCAACTGGCGGACGATACACTGGACTATACCGCCAACGGTGAGCATTTGGGCAAGACCCTTGGGCAGGACCTTCGGCAAGGCAAAGCGACACTGCCGTTGTTGCATCTCTTGCAGCACTGCTCGGAGCCGGACCGGCAGTTGATCAAAGACCGCATGGAAACCAGGACCTTGACCGACGAGGAACTCCGCCGCATCGTGGCCTTGATGCAGGAGTACGGGTCCATCGCCTACGCCATGGAACGGGCGCACGCATTTGTCGCCGCCGCCAAACGCGATCTCGATCTGTTCCACGACAACACCGCCAAGCGCGCCCTGTCCATCGCCGCCGACTATATGGTGACTCGCGACCGCTGA
- a CDS encoding DUF1015 domain-containing protein, which yields MAHIIPFHGTLYNPSTVGDVRQVVAPPYDIIDSTLQKTLYDRHPNNVIRLELGYEQPGDTPASNKYTRAAGALNDWLKAGALRKDSQPSVYYHTIEYRPPYSAPGTPTKVFKGFLSTVELEEFGSGKIYPHENTRAAAKTDRLNLLEACRANFSAIISLYSDPQNDVLALLEQSIGAEKPRIDFQDDEGFRQRLWSVTDANVLAKVVQIMNMKQLFIADGHHRYETALNYRRARRQQAGAATSPQPYDNVLMLFASLEDKGLTVLPTHRVLTTPVPAPKDLLGKFEPVFDVTALPFQAGNESQVRAQFIERLRNQGQSVPMFGLALKNDSNYYLLTLRASHRPTASTSPRDRLDVSLLQQHVVSTLCPTQQTQEAIRYSKDDHEALDWVRQGTGTAALLLNPTKVAEVKAVASAGERMPHKSTYFFPKPLTGLVMNVMEG from the coding sequence ATGGCACATATCATCCCCTTTCACGGCACCCTCTATAATCCGTCAACGGTCGGCGACGTCCGGCAGGTGGTCGCACCACCCTACGACATCATTGACAGTACACTGCAAAAGACGTTGTATGATCGCCATCCGAACAACGTGATCCGGCTGGAACTCGGCTACGAACAACCGGGCGACACGCCGGCAAGCAACAAATACACTCGCGCTGCTGGCGCGCTCAACGACTGGCTAAAAGCCGGGGCTCTCCGCAAGGATTCCCAGCCGTCCGTCTACTATCACACCATCGAATACCGGCCGCCCTATTCGGCGCCCGGGACGCCGACCAAGGTCTTCAAAGGATTTCTGTCCACGGTAGAGCTTGAGGAATTCGGATCGGGGAAAATTTACCCGCACGAAAACACCCGCGCCGCGGCGAAAACCGATCGGCTGAATCTCCTCGAAGCCTGCCGCGCCAACTTCAGCGCGATCATTTCATTGTATTCGGATCCCCAGAATGACGTGCTCGCCCTGCTCGAACAGTCGATCGGTGCGGAGAAACCGCGCATCGATTTTCAGGATGACGAAGGTTTCCGGCAACGGCTGTGGAGCGTCACCGATGCGAACGTGCTCGCAAAGGTCGTCCAGATCATGAACATGAAACAACTGTTTATCGCCGATGGCCATCATCGCTACGAAACGGCCCTCAACTATCGCCGCGCCAGACGGCAACAGGCAGGCGCGGCCACCTCACCGCAACCTTACGACAACGTGCTGATGCTGTTCGCCAGCCTGGAGGACAAGGGCCTGACCGTGCTGCCGACCCACCGCGTCCTGACGACACCGGTTCCCGCACCGAAGGATCTGCTGGGGAAGTTTGAGCCGGTATTCGACGTCACCGCGCTTCCCTTCCAAGCGGGCAATGAATCGCAGGTGCGCGCGCAGTTCATCGAACGGCTGCGCAACCAAGGGCAGTCCGTGCCGATGTTCGGACTCGCCCTGAAGAACGATTCAAACTATTACCTGCTAACCCTGCGGGCCTCCCATCGCCCTACGGCATCGACCTCGCCGCGTGATCGCCTGGATGTCTCGCTGCTTCAACAGCATGTGGTCTCCACCCTCTGCCCCACACAGCAGACACAGGAAGCAATACGGTATTCGAAGGATGACCACGAAGCCTTGGATTGGGTGCGGCAGGGCACCGGGACGGCCGCCCTCTTGCTCAATCCGACCAAAGTGGCCGAAGTCAAAGCCGTCGCCTCGGCGGGCGAGCGGATGCCGCACAAGTCGACCTATTTCTTCCCCAAACCGCTCACGGGCCTGGTCATGAATGTGATGGAGGGGTAA
- a CDS encoding sigma-54-dependent Fis family transcriptional regulator — MTKAKVLIVDDDQDIVTMLQDRLDAGGYRTLTAADGQRGIELIEQESPNLVLLDLYLPRLKGMDVLKRMAQNKQCEDIPVIVMTAAGTIPDAVEAMRHGAYDFLTKPLEKDHLLIVIQKALERDSLKRQVAALKSDVQNRYATIVGDSPKIRGIIESAQRAANSDASILLLGESGTGKELFARSIHQWSPRQGMPMVVINCVALTETLLENELFGHERGAFTSADRLQKGKLEMADGGTVFLDEIGDMPLPLQAKLLRVLQDKEFQRVGGTRSISVNIRFVAATNKDLRQAVKAGQFREDLFFRLNVVSFTLPPLRERSEDIVGLAEFFLKRHAYEAKRPGVTLSPAARAALTHYSWPGNIRELDNVLSRAVVLSPNDVIEPEFLALTPEDAAGKGGADHALPYMNLTYHESMEAHSAYIIDRALEKAAGNQTKAAEFLDLQRTYLARLIKQRKPTAAE; from the coding sequence ATGACGAAAGCTAAGGTACTCATAGTCGACGACGATCAGGACATCGTGACGATGTTGCAGGATCGCCTCGACGCCGGCGGGTATCGGACCCTGACGGCCGCCGATGGTCAACGCGGCATCGAGCTCATCGAACAGGAATCCCCCAACCTCGTCCTGCTTGATCTCTACCTGCCCCGCCTCAAGGGCATGGACGTGCTCAAACGCATGGCGCAAAACAAGCAATGCGAGGACATCCCCGTGATCGTCATGACGGCTGCCGGAACCATCCCCGACGCAGTCGAAGCGATGCGCCATGGAGCCTACGATTTCCTGACCAAGCCGCTGGAAAAGGACCACCTACTGATCGTCATTCAGAAAGCGCTGGAACGAGACTCGCTCAAACGGCAGGTGGCCGCGCTCAAGTCGGACGTGCAGAACCGCTACGCCACCATCGTCGGAGACAGTCCAAAGATCAGGGGCATCATTGAATCGGCCCAGCGCGCCGCGAACTCGGATGCCAGCATCCTTCTGCTCGGAGAAAGCGGAACCGGCAAAGAACTCTTTGCGCGCTCCATCCACCAATGGAGCCCGCGCCAAGGCATGCCGATGGTGGTCATCAATTGCGTCGCGCTCACGGAAACGCTGCTGGAAAATGAACTCTTCGGCCACGAACGCGGCGCGTTCACCAGCGCCGACCGCTTGCAGAAGGGCAAGCTCGAGATGGCAGACGGCGGAACCGTCTTCCTGGACGAGATCGGCGACATGCCGTTGCCCTTGCAAGCCAAACTCCTGCGCGTACTGCAGGACAAGGAATTCCAACGGGTCGGTGGCACACGATCGATTTCCGTGAATATCCGATTTGTCGCCGCCACGAACAAAGACTTACGGCAGGCCGTGAAAGCGGGGCAGTTCAGGGAAGATCTGTTCTTCCGGCTCAATGTCGTCAGCTTTACGCTGCCGCCGTTACGGGAACGAAGCGAAGACATCGTGGGACTCGCGGAGTTTTTCCTCAAACGGCACGCCTACGAGGCCAAACGCCCCGGTGTGACGCTAAGCCCCGCGGCCAGGGCCGCGCTGACGCACTATTCCTGGCCCGGCAACATCCGCGAACTCGACAATGTCCTCTCACGCGCAGTCGTGCTGAGCCCGAATGACGTGATCGAGCCGGAATTTCTGGCCCTGACTCCCGAGGACGCGGCAGGTAAGGGCGGAGCAGATCATGCGCTGCCGTACATGAATCTCACCTACCATGAATCCATGGAAGCTCATAGCGCCTATATCATCGACCGGGCACTGGAAAAAGCGGCGGGCAATCAGACGAAGGCAGCGGAGTTTCTGGACCTGCAGCGAACGTATCTGGCGCGATTGATTAAGCAGCGCAAGCCTACTGCCGCCGAGTAG
- a CDS encoding NDP-sugar synthase, translated as MKAMILAAGLGTRLRPLTDTTPKPLLPVAGTPMIVWNLLLLKRHGIRDVVINLHHLGTMISQALGDGGAFGMRIVYSHEPVILGTGGGIKQAEPHFNGEPVLILNGDTLFELDLGALMRFHREQQAAATLVLRKDPEAARWGLVEVTDRAEVVRITGRGLSEPTATAARMFAGIHILHPRLLKYLPAGEECSIIDAYVQGIQEGERIVGFDFDGFWSDVGTPERYAQVEQDAAAGRLSLSARKVGFSR; from the coding sequence ATGAAGGCGATGATCCTCGCCGCGGGCCTGGGCACTCGCTTGCGGCCGCTCACCGATACCACCCCGAAACCGCTTCTCCCGGTCGCCGGCACGCCGATGATCGTCTGGAATCTGCTGCTCCTGAAGCGGCATGGCATTCGTGATGTCGTCATCAACCTCCATCATCTCGGCACGATGATTTCACAGGCGCTGGGCGACGGTGGGGCGTTCGGGATGCGAATCGTCTATTCTCACGAGCCGGTCATTCTCGGTACGGGCGGTGGAATCAAGCAGGCCGAGCCGCACTTCAACGGTGAACCGGTGCTGATTCTGAATGGTGATACCTTGTTTGAGTTGGATCTCGGCGCACTGATGAGGTTCCACCGTGAGCAACAGGCGGCTGCGACTCTGGTGTTGCGCAAGGATCCTGAGGCAGCCCGCTGGGGACTGGTGGAAGTGACGGATCGCGCCGAAGTAGTGCGGATCACGGGGCGCGGACTCTCCGAACCAACCGCCACGGCCGCGCGCATGTTTGCGGGTATCCACATTCTCCATCCGCGGCTGTTGAAGTACCTGCCTGCTGGCGAGGAATGTTCGATCATCGATGCCTATGTGCAGGGCATTCAGGAGGGGGAGCGAATCGTGGGCTTCGACTTCGATGGCTTTTGGAGCGACGTGGGAACGCCAGAGCGGTATGCACAAGTTGAGCAGGACGCGGCGGCGGGACGACTCAGTCTGTCTGCTCGAAAGGTTGGTTTTTCACGATAA
- a CDS encoding phosphotransferase, with translation MTTTNPTAPAAPLAPPDPERIAQTVATRLPFCGEMTALSALAGDASNRRYFRIALKGTPSALILMQLADPEGFKKSEEAVSGASAQIAELPFTNVLTHLQRTGVTVPTLHYFDREAGLLYLEDFGDLTLAEACRHEDRARLEALYRQAIDQLALLQVKGTTPPAPGCIAFHRRFDVPLLMWEFDHFLEYGITARVGQPMKPADDAAVRAAFQRIAELLAGQPQVFVHRDYHSRNLMVDGSRMGIIDFQDALMGPATYDLASLLKDAYIELDDAVVDALVEHFLDRLAGLGVKVGDRAAFRRLFDLTSIQRNLKAAGRFVYIDRVKHNPKFLADIPRVLGYVRRNLSKYPELGTLRQHLAPYVAELQSS, from the coding sequence ATGACCACGACAAATCCAACCGCGCCCGCGGCACCGCTCGCTCCCCCTGATCCTGAACGTATCGCCCAGACGGTTGCCACTCGATTGCCCTTTTGTGGTGAGATGACCGCACTCAGCGCGCTGGCCGGTGATGCGTCCAATCGCCGGTATTTCCGCATTGCTCTGAAGGGTACGCCCTCGGCGCTGATTCTCATGCAGCTTGCCGACCCGGAAGGATTCAAGAAATCCGAAGAGGCGGTGAGCGGCGCGTCTGCTCAGATCGCAGAATTGCCGTTCACCAATGTGTTGACCCATCTGCAACGGACCGGTGTCACCGTTCCCACATTGCACTACTTTGATCGCGAAGCCGGGCTGCTGTATCTCGAAGACTTCGGGGACCTGACGTTGGCGGAAGCCTGTCGTCACGAAGACCGTGCCAGGCTCGAGGCCTTGTATCGCCAGGCGATCGATCAACTGGCTCTTCTCCAAGTCAAAGGCACCACACCGCCAGCTCCGGGCTGTATTGCGTTCCACCGGCGCTTCGATGTGCCGCTCTTGATGTGGGAATTCGACCACTTTCTCGAATACGGCATTACCGCCCGTGTGGGGCAACCGATGAAGCCGGCGGACGATGCGGCTGTGCGCGCGGCATTTCAGCGTATTGCCGAATTGCTCGCGGGACAGCCGCAGGTGTTCGTCCATCGCGATTACCATTCCCGCAACCTCATGGTCGATGGATCGCGCATGGGCATCATCGATTTTCAGGACGCACTCATGGGGCCAGCCACGTATGATCTGGCCTCGCTACTGAAGGACGCGTATATCGAATTGGATGATGCGGTCGTGGATGCACTGGTCGAGCACTTTCTCGATCGCCTTGCGGGCCTGGGAGTGAAGGTTGGTGACCGCGCGGCCTTTCGCCGTCTGTTCGATCTGACCAGTATCCAGCGCAATCTCAAAGCCGCCGGCCGGTTCGTGTATATTGATCGGGTCAAACACAACCCGAAGTTTCTTGCCGATATTCCACGAGTGCTGGGTTACGTCAGACGGAACCTTTCGAAATATCCCGAGTTGGGCACACTCCGGCAGCATCTCGCGCCGTACGTGGCCGAACTGCAATCATCCTAA
- a CDS encoding aldo/keto reductase, which yields MHYVHLGRSGLRVSRLCLGTMNFGPHTSEPDSFQIMDRALDLGINFFDSANVYGWKVGEGVTEQIVGRWLAQGGGRREKVVLATKVYGRMGDWPNQSRLSARHIKHACEGSLRRLNTDYIDLYQMHHIDRDCPWEEIWQAMEQMCREGKVLYIGSSNFAGWHIAQAQELARSRHFLGLISEQSLYNLLERTVELEVIPACQAYGIGIIPWSPLARGLLGGALSPSTSGRRAEEDVQKEIATHRPKLEAYEQFCRRHQLAPAAVALAWLLHQPAVTAPIIGPRTTEQLTSAVQSLDLSLSPEQCRELEQIFPGPGGAAPEAYAW from the coding sequence ATGCACTACGTTCACCTCGGCCGCTCCGGTTTGCGCGTCAGTCGCCTCTGCCTCGGCACCATGAATTTCGGCCCTCACACGTCAGAGCCCGACAGCTTTCAGATCATGGATCGCGCCCTCGACCTCGGCATCAATTTTTTCGACAGCGCCAATGTGTATGGCTGGAAGGTCGGAGAAGGCGTGACGGAACAGATTGTCGGCCGCTGGCTGGCTCAGGGCGGCGGTCGGCGTGAGAAGGTCGTGCTGGCCACCAAGGTGTATGGCCGCATGGGCGATTGGCCCAATCAATCGCGCCTCTCGGCGCGGCACATCAAACATGCTTGCGAGGGCAGCCTGCGGCGGCTGAACACCGACTATATTGACCTCTATCAGATGCACCATATCGATCGCGACTGTCCCTGGGAAGAAATCTGGCAGGCCATGGAGCAAATGTGCCGGGAAGGCAAAGTCCTCTACATCGGCAGCAGCAATTTTGCCGGCTGGCACATCGCCCAAGCGCAGGAGTTAGCACGATCACGCCATTTTCTCGGACTTATTTCTGAACAGAGCCTCTACAATCTCTTGGAGCGAACTGTCGAACTGGAAGTGATTCCGGCCTGTCAGGCTTACGGTATCGGTATCATTCCTTGGAGTCCCCTCGCTCGAGGCCTGCTGGGCGGCGCCTTGAGCCCGAGCACGAGCGGTCGCCGGGCGGAAGAGGACGTGCAAAAGGAGATAGCCACACATCGCCCTAAACTCGAAGCCTATGAGCAGTTCTGCCGGCGACATCAACTCGCGCCCGCAGCCGTGGCTCTGGCTTGGCTGCTGCACCAACCGGCCGTAACGGCCCCCATCATCGGCCCACGGACGACGGAACAGTTGACCAGCGCCGTGCAGAGCCTCGATCTTTCCCTCAGTCCAGAACAATGTCGGGAGTTGGAACAGATCTTCCCCGGCCCCGGCGGTGCGGCGCCAGAAGCTTATGCCTGGTAG
- a CDS encoding VanZ family protein — protein MASDQTLSSDLRTGALVTPMSLLQYWGPVAVYAGLIFFGSSLSSPPESLASFLQKVSDKVLHLFEYSVLGGLLYRACRHAAGEWLSRRALLAAAVGAALYGLSDETHQLFVPFREADLLDLVADTVGGTLGGWGWSLVERCDGAKARARSRS, from the coding sequence ATGGCCTCTGATCAGACGCTTTCCTCCGACCTCCGAACGGGAGCGCTCGTGACGCCGATGTCGCTCCTGCAATATTGGGGGCCGGTGGCGGTATACGCAGGGCTGATTTTTTTCGGATCGTCTCTCTCGAGTCCGCCGGAATCCCTCGCCTCGTTCCTGCAAAAAGTTTCCGACAAGGTCCTCCACCTCTTCGAGTACAGTGTGTTGGGGGGATTGTTATACCGCGCCTGTCGTCATGCGGCGGGGGAATGGCTGTCGCGGCGAGCGTTGCTGGCGGCGGCGGTCGGAGCGGCCCTGTACGGTCTCAGTGACGAGACCCATCAACTGTTTGTGCCATTTCGCGAGGCGGATCTTCTCGATCTGGTGGCCGACACGGTGGGAGGTACCCTGGGGGGCTGGGGGTGGTCGCTGGTGGAGCGATGCGATGGGGCGAAAGCCCGGGCACGATCACGTTCCTAG